The following proteins come from a genomic window of Megalobrama amblycephala isolate DHTTF-2021 linkage group LG1, ASM1881202v1, whole genome shotgun sequence:
- the mrps7 gene encoding 28S ribosomal protein S7, mitochondrial produces MAASVRYLLKPWTPSLCFVRWSRYNPYYLDPDPSKDAVPESELSPEQKELQELKTVRPIKAALSSDTSSPFNDPLISKFINMMMEDGNKILARGIMTQTLETIKRRQVEKYHKSPAAKREEVECNPYAIFHQALENCKPIIGLASVQKGGKFYQVPVPLTDNRRRFLAMKWLITECRDNKHRRTHMYEKLSQELLAAFANEGNVVKRKHDLHKMAEANRAYAHYRWW; encoded by the exons ATGGCAGCCTCCGTCAGATATTTACTGAAACCTTGGACACCGAG TCTGTGTTTCGTGAGATGGAGTCGCTATAATCCATATTATCTGGATCCCGATCCCAGTAAAGATGCTGTTCCAGAGTCAGAGCTCAGTCCTGAACAGAAAGAGCTGCAGGAACTGAAAACAGTGAGGCCGATTAAAGCAGCTCTGTCAAGCGACACCAGCTCTCCTTTCAACGACCCTTTGATAAG CAAGTTCATCAACATGATGATGGAAGATGGCAACAAAATCCTTGCTAGAGGAATCATGACACAG ACGCTGGAGACCATAAAGAGAAGACAGGTGGAGAAATACCACAAATCTCCTGCAGCTAAGAGAGAAGAGGTCGAGTGTAATCCGTACGCCATCTTCCATCAGGCTCTAGAGAACTGCAAACCCATCATCGGCCTGGCCAGTGTTCAGAAAGGAGGGAAATTTTACCAG GTGCCCGTCCCTCTCACGGATAATCGGCGGCGTTTTCTGGCCATGAAGTGGTTGATCACAGAATGCAGAGACAATAAACACCGTCGAACACACATGTACGAGAAACTCTCGCAGGAGCTGCTGGCTGCCTTCGCTAATGAAGGAAATGTAGTGAAACGCAAACACGACCTTCACAAGATGGCCGAAGCCAACAGGGCATATGCACACTACCGCTGGTGGTAG
- the LOC125259007 gene encoding gap junction alpha-1 protein-like — protein sequence MGDWSELLKLLNSVQDHSTAGGKAWLSVLFFFRILLLGTAVESAWGDEQSAFKCNTQQPGCENVCYDKSFPISHVRLWVLQIIFVSTPTLLFLAHVFYKMSKEEKVEQADNDNKNGKCSKTRKVQVKVKKKGALLYTYIVSIFCKSIFEVIFLVIQWCIYGFSLSAVYTCERWPCPHQVDCFLSRPTEKTVFIIFMLVVSLVSLLLNIIELLYVLYKRRKDQNQSPSEQQSSEIIEQQANRQLRNTSNRQRRGASEYI from the coding sequence ATGGGTGACTGGAGTGAATTACTAAAACTTCTTAACAGTGTGCAGGACCACTCCACAGCTGGAGGGAAGGCCTGGCTCTCTGTGCTCTTCTTCTTCCGGATCCTACTTCTAGGAACAGCAGTGGAGTCTGCCTGGGGTGATGAGCAATCGGCTTTTAAGTGCAATACCCAGCAGCCTGGTTGTGAGAACGTCTGCTATGACAAATCTTTCCCCATCTCACACGTGCGCTTATGGGTGCTTCAGATCATCTTTGTGTCCACCCCGACGCTTCTGTTCCTGGCGCACGTGTTCTACAAAATGTCCAAAGAGGAGAAAGTCGAGCAGGCTGACAATGACAACAAGAATGGCAAATGCTCAAAGACCCGCAAGGTGCAGGTGAAGGTGAAGAAGAAGGGTGCACTCCTGTATACCTACATCGTTAGCATCTTTTGCAAGTCTATCTTTGAGGTGATCTTCCTGGTCATCCAGTGGTGCATTTACGGCTTCAGCCTGTCCGCTGTGTACACCTGCGAGCGTTGGCCTTGCCCCCATCAGGTGGACTGTTTCCTCTCTCGGCCCACGGAGAAGACTGTCTTTATTATCTTCATGCTGGTGGTTTCTCTGGTCTCCCTTTTGCTCAACATCATAGAGCTCTTGTATGTGCTATACAAACGGAGGAAAGACCAAAACCAGTCCCCCAGTGAGCAGcagtcttcagaaatcatagAACAGCAGGCGAATAGGCAGTTGAGGAACACAAGCAATCGACAGCGTAGGGGAGCGTCAGAATACATTTAA
- the LOC125259147 gene encoding gap junction alpha-1 protein-like, translated as MGDWSALVKLLNSVQAHSTAGGKAWLSVLFIFRILLLGTAVESAWGDEQSAFKCNTQQPGCENVCYDKSFPISHVRLWVLQIIFVSTPTLLFLAHVFYTMRKEEKAGQADDDNKNRQGSEPRKVKMKGALLYTYIVSIFCKSLFEVIFLVIQWCIYGFSLSAVYTCERWPCPHQVDCFLSRPTEKTVFIIFMLVVSLVSLLLNIIELFYVLYKRRKDQNQSPSEQQSSEMIEYQVDEKLRPTSNQQRWGATEYM; from the coding sequence ATGGGTGACTGGAGTGCATTGGTAAAACTTCTTAACAGTGTGCAGGCCCACTCCACAGCTGGAGGGAAGGCCTGGCTCTCTGTGCTCTTCATCTTCCGGATCCTACTTCTAGGAACAGCAGTGGAGTCTGCCTGGGGTGATGAGCAATCGGCTTTTAAGTGCAATACCCAGCAGCCTGGTTGTGAGAACGTCTGCTATGACAAATCTTTCCCCATCTCACACGTGCGCTTATGGGTGCTTCAGATCATCTTTGTGTCCACCCCAACGCTTCTGTTCCTGGCACACGTGTTCTACACAATGCGCAAAGAGGAGAAGGCCGGGCAGGCTGACGATGACAACAAGAATCGTCAAGGCTCAGAGCCCCGCAAGGTGAAGATGAAGGGTGCACTCCTGTACACCTACATTGTTAGCATCTTTTGCAAGTCTCTCTTTGAGGTGATCTTCCTGGTCATCCAGTGGTGCATTTATGGCTTCAGCCTGTCCGCTGTGTACACCTGCGAGCGTTGGCCTTGCCCCCATCAGGTGGACTGTTTCCTCTCTCGGCCCACTGAGAAGACTGTCTTTATTATCTTCATGCTGGTGGTTTCTCTGGTCTCACTTTTGCTCAACATCATAGAGCTCTTCTATGTGCTATACAAACGGAGGAAAGACCAAAACCAGTCCCCCAGTGAGCAGCAGTCTTCAGAAATGATAGAATACCAGGTGGATGAGAAGTTGAGGCCCACAAGCAATCAACAGCGTTGGGGAGCAACGGAATACATGTAA